From the genome of Longimicrobium sp.:
CGCGCCTGCGCGCTCACCGTTGCCGTGACGCCGCCGGGGAAGCGGTGGTTCACCACCACGCCGGCCATGAAGTCGTCGCCCTCGCGCAGGAAGCGCGGGAGGGAGGGGCGCGCCAGCAGCGGGCGCGTGGCCAGGAGCGGCGCGTGGCCGCTGCCGTAGCGGTCGCCCGCCGTCACCGCCAGCGCCATCACCCGGAAGGTGGTGATGTTGTCGGGGAGCAGGCCGGAGACGACGGCCTCGCCGTTGGCGTCGGTGACCACGGAGCCGATGAAGAACGCGGTGGGGCGGAAGACGGAGCGGAGCACGCCCACGGCGTCGCGCCCGCCGCTGCCGCCGGGGTTGCGCGCGCCCTTCTGCCCCTCGGGCACCTGCGGGGCCACGGAGACCAGGTTGCTGGCCAGCCGCATCCCCAGCCCGCGCGGCTGGTAGATGAGGTCGATGGGGTCCGGCGTCTGGTAGCCGGTGAGGGAGAGCACGCCCTCGTCCACCGCCCACACCGTCACCTCGCCCGCCTGCGGACGGCCGGCGGCGTCGCGCAGCCGCACGCGGACCCGGGCCGTGTCGCCGGGGCGGTACTCGGGGAGGAGCGGCTGCACCGTCACCGCCAGCCGCTTCACCTCGGGCGTCACCTTCAGCTCGGCGTAGCCCACCCGCAGCGTGGGCCGGCCGGGGTCGTCCACCGTTCCCGGCCGGGCCGAGCGGCCGCGCACCATCACCACGCTCACGTACGCGTTGGGCGCCAGCGCCTCGGTGATGGGGATCTTCACCGTCTGCGTTCCCGACGTCACCCGGATGCGGAAGTGCCGCAGCACCCGCTCGCGCTCCACCGTGACCCACGCCTCGGCGTTGGTGAACGGCGCGGCGATGAGGACGGTGGCGGTGTCGCCCACCGCGTAGCGCTGCCGGTCGGGGACCACCTCCATGCGGAACTTCCCCTCGTCGTTCCACGGCACCCAGCCGGGGCCCACCACCCAGCGGGTGAGGCTGGTGCGCACCGCGCGCCCCTTCCGGTCGCGCGTGGCGAAGGTGACGGTGTAGTCGCCGCCCTCGCGCGGGGTGAAGGCGCAGGGCGCGGGCGCCGCCCCCGTGGTCAGCCGGCAGGTGGCCACGGTGTCGGTCACCCACTCGCCCACCTCGTCGTACACGCCGCCCCGCATCCGCCGGGTGGAGTGCCATTCGCGCCGCGCCACCGTGCCCTCCACGGCCACGCCGGCCACGCCGTGCCCGTCGGGGCGCACGGCGATCACGTCCACGCGCACCGGCACCCCGGCCGGCCAGAAGTAGCCCTTCCCCTGCGGCTTGGCGCCCAGGTAGAACTCGGCGGGGTGCACCATCACCGAGGTGCTGGCGGCCACCGTCTGCCGGTTGGCGTCCACCACCTCGGCCTCCACCGTCAGCATCGCCGGCCGGCCGCCGGGCTGCGGCGCGGCCCGCACCGCCAGCTCGCGGTAGCCGCGGGCATCCAGCGTGTCCACGCCGCTCCCCGCGCTCTGCTCGCCGCCGTCCGTCTCGCCGCTCCACCAGTTCGGCTCCTCGCCCAGCTGGTAGCCGTCGGTGCCGGGGATCTGCAGCGCCCACGACCCCACCTCGGTCTGCCGCGCCGTCCAGCGCAGCGGCGAGCGCGCCATCGGCGCGCCGAACAGGTAGCGTCCGCCCACGGTCACGCGCACCTCGTCGCCCGCGAACTTCGCCTCCCTGGGCGCGGTGGCGTCGACCAGGAACTCGGGCGGGCGGTACTCGGCCACCTGGTAGCTGGTGTACCCCAGCCGCCGCCAGCGGCCGTCGCGCCGGGCCTGGATCTCCACCCCGTACTGCCCCAGCGGCACGTCGGGGGGAAGGCGGAAGGTCTGCCCGGCGGTGCCGAAGCGGCTGAGCGCCACCACGGTGTCGCGCACCGGGTGCCCGTCGCGGTCGCTGAAGCTCCAGCGCAGCGAGTCGCCCGGCCCGGGCGGCAGCAGCGCGCCCAGCGGGCCGCGGCGGACGATGGCCCGGGCGTACACCGGCTCGCCCGGCCGGTAGATGCCGCGCTCGGTGAACACCGCGCCCGCCGTGGGCGCGCGCTCCTCGCCCCAGGCGCTCCCCACCCCGAACTCGTACGGCGCCAGGTCGGGGTCGTACTCGTTTACCCCCACCACCGCGCGGTCGCCGCCGTCGCGGGCGGACACGTACCCCTCGAACGAGCCGCCGCCGCAGTAGCCCCCGCACTCCTCCTGGCCCTCCGGGGGCGGGGGCGGCGCGTGGAAGCCGGAGAGCACGGCCAGCCCGCGGCCGTCGGTGCGGCCGGAGGCGCGCACCGCGCCGCTGGTGTCGTGCAGCTGCACCTCCACGCCGCCGCGCGCGCGGCCGTCGTTCACGCCCGTGACCCAGACCACCGCCTGGTCCACGCCCACGCGGGCGTGCACCGCCAGGTCGGTCACCTGCACCAGCGCCAGGGGCTGGCCGCCGCTCTCGGCGGTGGCGGTGTCCACGCCGCGGCCGCCCACGCGCACGGCCAGCAGCGTTCCCCCGCGCTGCCGGCGCGCGTCGCCCACGGGAAGGCGCACGCCGGTCACGGCGCTGGCGTCGCGGCGGCTCCGCACCGGAACGCGGTGGAGCCCGGCGCCCGGCTCCAGCTCCTTCCAGGCATCGGCCCATCCCCACCCGCGTGACAGGAAGCGCGCCTCCATCCGCTCGGGGACCGCGGCCACCGTCACCAGCAGGGTGTCCACGTTCACGTGCTGCACCGCCAGCGTGCCGAAGCCCCGCCGCTCCACGATCATCTTGCCGTGGGGGTAGACGACGGACGGCGGCACGCCCGGCGTCTGGAACGACGCGCTCACCGCGGCCGGCAGGCGCTGCCCGAACACGTCCTCGAGCCCCGCGTCCACGGAGATGGTGTAGGCGGCGCGGGGGTTCAGCCGCCCTTCCATCACCCACACGGCGGCGGCCTCGGCCGTGTCGCGCACGGCGAACGGGCGGCCGGAGACGCGCACGTGGCGCAGCACGTCGGCGCCGCGGACCGGAGTGGAGAAGACGACGGTGGCGGGGCCGTAGTGGCAGACGCCGTTCTCGGGGCAGCCCGCGTGCAGCACGCGCAGCGGTCCGTAGGTGGCGAAGCTCCAGCGCAGCGGCTCGCCGCCCACGCTGTCGAGCCGCGCGGGAATGACCAGCTGCGCCCTGCAGCCGGGAAGGAGCGGGCGCTCGGGGGCGAGCTCGGCCACGCGGCGCAGGTCGCGCGTGGAATCGGCCGCGGTGAACCCGTAGTAGCGGAACCACTCGGGGTCGTCCGCGCTTATGCGGTGCTGGCCGGCCAGGCGCAGCGGCACCACGGTGCCGCCGTGGCACGAGGTGTCGGGCTCCACCCGCGCCGTGGCCAGGTCGCGCGCGTCGAAGGTGCTGCTCAGCAGCACGCGGAACACCGGCCGCGGCGGAAGGAAGCCCGGTCCGCCGCTGGGCCCTACCGGGTCGCCGGTGAGCACGCGCGCCTTCGCCACGCGGAAGGTGAAGCGGTGCGGGCGCGGCAGCCGGCCGCCGTCCATCGCCGCGAAGGTGCTGGCGATGGTCACGCGGTACTCGGCGCCGGGGCGCAGCGGCTGGTCGGGGGTGAAGCGGAGGGTCACGGGGTCGCGCCACTCCGCCTTGCCGCGGACCGAGGGGGAGATGCGGAACACCTCCCCGGCGTCCACCAGGTCCTCCAGCCCGCCGGCCACCGGCCGGTCGAAGGTCACGGTGATGGGCGCGTCGGGCTCGGCGGGCTCGCCGGGCGTGGGCGCGGTGCGCAGCACGCCCAGCTCGGGCGCGCGCGGTTGAACGGCACGGGCGGAACGGAACGCGAAAAACCCGGAGATTCCGAGGATCGCGAACAGCGCGATGGCAGCCCTGCGCATGGGAGGAGACGCGGAGTCTGGAGGGATGGCGGAACGCGGTGCGGACGACCGGGTGGACCGGCCGGGCGAGCTGCGTTGGATCCCGGAGGATCGTCCTTGCCGGCGATAGCGCGGGCCGTGGGGGACAGGCCGCTACCAGCGTGGGGGATGGACGGTCGCTCGCAGGGCTGCTCGTACCGGGAGGGTCCAGCGATCCCGTGCACCTCCGCCGATCGGAAACGGCGTCCAGCCGGAGCGCCGATTCTAATCGGACTATAATACATCACCCGCCCCGGAATAGTTTCGCCGGGTGCTGCGCCGCCGGAGAACGTGCCGCGCCTTCGGCGCGGCACGGCCTTTTCACACGGATCGGGCCCCTGCTCGACTGGACCCTCGATCGGCGCACCGCATCGTTGAGCGGGGGATGGATCCGGCATTCACGGCCAAGCCAGGAAACGCGCGCGGCGCCCAGCGCGTCCCGGTATCATCTCATCTCGGCAGCGTGAACTGGAAATCCGCATTTGCTGTGAAACAACGCCAGGATCGCAGAGGGCCGAGAAACACGAAACGGCCACCCGACGCATCTGCGTCGAGCGGCCGTTCGATGTAAGGGGTGAGCGAGGGGACTTGAACCCCCGACCTCCAGGGCCACAACCTGGCGCTCTAACCGACTGAGCTACGCCCACCGTAAAGATCCCGCATCCTGCAGCCTTTCGGCCTTCCGCCACGCGCCAGACAGGACTCGAACCTGTGACCCACAGCTTAGAAGGCTGTTGCTCTATCCACCTGAGCTACTGGCGCAGGTACCACCCGTCTTCCTTCCAGCGAACCGCGCCGGACCCGGCGGGGGACGCTGCTTCCAGTCGGGGCGGCCGGATTTGAACCGGCGACCCTCTGCTCCCAAAGCAGATGCGCTACCGGGCTGCGCCACGCCCCGCGGAGCGAAATAATCTAGCCGCGACGGGTGTTTCGGTCAACCCCGGGCGGGGTTCGGCCCCAGGGTTGGAGGCGTGTCTTTCCCCGCTTCTCGTGCGTTTCCGACCCCTCCCGGGATCTCCGGCGGAGACGCGGGCACGCGGAGGTGGCCCGGCATGCACCTCCGCGGCTCCGCGTCTCCGCGTGAGATCCAGCGATCGTGGACGACGCGCGCCGAGGCTTACGCGGCCACGGCCAGGTGCCGCTTCGCGGGCGCGGCGGCCACGGACGGCTCCGGCGCGGCGGCGGGCTCGTCGCCGGTGCGGAAGCGCGTGGTCTCGGCTTCCAGGCCGCGGGCGATACGGGCCAGCTCCTCGGCGCTGGCGCTCATCTCCTCCATGCTGGCCGTAATCTCCTCCACCGCGGCGGCGGCGTCCTCGGCGGCGGCGGCGTTGGCCTGCGACAGGGCGACCAGGCCGCGGTCCTCCCCATCTCCCTCCACCCCGGCCACGGCCAGCACGTCGCGGCTGCCGGACGCGATCTCGCGCGCGGCGCGGTGGATGGCGCCCACCTCGCGCACGGTGCGGTCCACCACGGTGCGGATCTGCTCCAGCGCCTCGCCCGCGCCCGCGGCCAGCTCCGAGCCGGCCTCCACCTCGGCGGTGCCGCGGCGCATGCTCTCCACCGCGCGCGCCGTGGTCCCCTGCACGCTGGCGATCAGCTCGGCGGCCTCGCGCGCGCTGTCGCCGCTCTGCGTGGCCAGCTTGCGCACCTCTTCCGCGACCACCGCGAAGCCGCGGCCGTGCTCGCCGGCGCGCGCGGCCTCGATCGCGGCGTTCAGCGCCAGCAGGTTGGTCTGGCTGGCGATGGCCGCCACCGCCTGGGTGATGCGGCCGATGCGCTCGCTGAAGCCGTTCAGCTCGGCGATGCGGCCGGCGCTCTCCAGCACCGTGTCGCGGATGCGGCCCAGGCTTCCCACCGCCTCGCCGATCACGCGCGTGCCGTCGCGGGCCACGTCGCGCGCGCGGCGGCTCTCGTCGGCCACGGCCTCGGCGCGCGCGGCCACGCCGTCGATCCCCTGCGTCATCTCGCCCAGCGCGCCGGCGAGCATCCGCGCGGTCCGCGCCTGCTCCTGCGCTCCGGCCACCACCTGCGTGAGCGACGCGGCCAGCCCTTCGGCCGCGTGCGTGACGTGGTCGCTGGCCGAGGAGAAGCCCTGGGCGACGTCGGAAACCCGCCCCGCGCGGCCGCGCACCTCGCGCAGCGCGCCGGCCAGCCGCGCGGTGCCGTCGTTGATGGCGCCCACCGCGTTCCCCACCGCGCCTTCGCCACGCGCGGCGCGGGCAGTCAGGTCGCCCTCGCCCACGCGGCCGGCCAGCTCCACCAGCGCCTGCGCCTGCCGCGTCTCGCCGGCCAGCAGGCGCGACATGTAGACGAGGATGGTGACCTCGAACACCACCCACCCGGCGTGGATGGCCACGATCCCCCACCCCCCGT
Proteins encoded in this window:
- a CDS encoding MG2 domain-containing protein; translated protein: MLRTAPTPGEPAEPDAPITVTFDRPVAGGLEDLVDAGEVFRISPSVRGKAEWRDPVTLRFTPDQPLRPGAEYRVTIASTFAAMDGGRLPRPHRFTFRVAKARVLTGDPVGPSGGPGFLPPRPVFRVLLSSTFDARDLATARVEPDTSCHGGTVVPLRLAGQHRISADDPEWFRYYGFTAADSTRDLRRVAELAPERPLLPGCRAQLVIPARLDSVGGEPLRWSFATYGPLRVLHAGCPENGVCHYGPATVVFSTPVRGADVLRHVRVSGRPFAVRDTAEAAAVWVMEGRLNPRAAYTISVDAGLEDVFGQRLPAAVSASFQTPGVPPSVVYPHGKMIVERRGFGTLAVQHVNVDTLLVTVAAVPERMEARFLSRGWGWADAWKELEPGAGLHRVPVRSRRDASAVTGVRLPVGDARRQRGGTLLAVRVGGRGVDTATAESGGQPLALVQVTDLAVHARVGVDQAVVWVTGVNDGRARGGVEVQLHDTSGAVRASGRTDGRGLAVLSGFHAPPPPPEGQEECGGYCGGGSFEGYVSARDGGDRAVVGVNEYDPDLAPYEFGVGSAWGEERAPTAGAVFTERGIYRPGEPVYARAIVRRGPLGALLPPGPGDSLRWSFSDRDGHPVRDTVVALSRFGTAGQTFRLPPDVPLGQYGVEIQARRDGRWRRLGYTSYQVAEYRPPEFLVDATAPREAKFAGDEVRVTVGGRYLFGAPMARSPLRWTARQTEVGSWALQIPGTDGYQLGEEPNWWSGETDGGEQSAGSGVDTLDARGYRELAVRAAPQPGGRPAMLTVEAEVVDANRQTVAASTSVMVHPAEFYLGAKPQGKGYFWPAGVPVRVDVIAVRPDGHGVAGVAVEGTVARREWHSTRRMRGGVYDEVGEWVTDTVATCRLTTGAAPAPCAFTPREGGDYTVTFATRDRKGRAVRTSLTRWVVGPGWVPWNDEGKFRMEVVPDRQRYAVGDTATVLIAAPFTNAEAWVTVERERVLRHFRIRVTSGTQTVKIPITEALAPNAYVSVVMVRGRSARPGTVDDPGRPTLRVGYAELKVTPEVKRLAVTVQPLLPEYRPGDTARVRVRLRDAAGRPQAGEVTVWAVDEGVLSLTGYQTPDPIDLIYQPRGLGMRLASNLVSVAPQVPEGQKGARNPGGSGGRDAVGVLRSVFRPTAFFIGSVVTDANGEAVVSGLLPDNITTFRVMALAVTAGDRYGSGHAPLLATRPLLARPSLPRFLREGDDFMAGVVVNHRFPGGVTATVSAQARGVSLLGGARQTLSLGAGRGAEALFHFHAIAGDTARFRFDASGNGAGDAVQVGIPIHPANRPVTQAVSGVLRDTATVEFELPAETDLSRSRLVLGFGTSPLAMVQAYQRWLDIYPYECSEQVTSRGLPLVTLYRAQRASGATLLKGDARPRIEQVVRTLSGRQREDGGIGLWSQTDWTTPWLTAYAGRVLLDAREAGFPVRDTVLNGIASYLTRALHEPDAVRQALGVRDPRVYEVLAERLAAADFLSRMGRPDVPSENLLLGQAARMTWEDRVALAEVLARRGAREPALRLLDAAWAGVRVRGTRAYLPPAAYDRHFYFASPVRPAARLLTATLELRPGHPMLGALVETVVQQGREEGALEWTTQDYGAAVLALYRFERAQRGAPDRMVSVRQGGRVVARMRARRGQTPDSTSALTGLVSTRWDGRKVLRVQVRADGAGPAVYYQLAVREVVGRATYRPLDRGIAVERWYETVDSRRPVTSVAAGQVVRVRLRITIPEDRSMVVLDDPLPAGLEAVDLSLRTVSPFASDLLTPEPENGEEEEPRGAWYWGYGSWDSGMWTAFDHTEIRDDRVVYFARRLWRGSYDATYLARATTAGRFVSAPAQAEEMYNPGVHGRSGGGLFTVRPAGR
- a CDS encoding methyl-accepting chemotaxis protein gives rise to the protein MTPSTPDELPLGGARLFGRRASDLPATTPAAGSSLIGETRRRADRMLAWLLGGHLLLMVALAPLHGTWGAVLLWGVPCIAAGALAAWKLPGTLLSRMTIATALLLVSALIIHQSGGMIEMHFHIFAILAFLLMYRDWRVPVWGAVVVAAHHVLGNLSRQHGGALHVFQDHGGWGIVAIHAGWVVFEVTILVYMSRLLAGETRQAQALVELAGRVGEGDLTARAARGEGAVGNAVGAINDGTARLAGALREVRGRAGRVSDVAQGFSSASDHVTHAAEGLAASLTQVVAGAQEQARTARMLAGALGEMTQGIDGVAARAEAVADESRRARDVARDGTRVIGEAVGSLGRIRDTVLESAGRIAELNGFSERIGRITQAVAAIASQTNLLALNAAIEAARAGEHGRGFAVVAEEVRKLATQSGDSAREAAELIASVQGTTARAVESMRRGTAEVEAGSELAAGAGEALEQIRTVVDRTVREVGAIHRAAREIASGSRDVLAVAGVEGDGEDRGLVALSQANAAAAEDAAAAVEEITASMEEMSASAEELARIARGLEAETTRFRTGDEPAAAPEPSVAAAPAKRHLAVAA